A genomic region of Serratia fonticola contains the following coding sequences:
- the eutC gene encoding ethanolamine ammonia-lyase subunit EutC: MSKWVHTNSWDALRTFTDARIALGRTGASLPTQALLKFGLAHAQARDAVHLPFDSDRLAAELHDAGWQTLTVHSAAADRLTFLRRPDLGRKLSRASREQLLKLATKPVDLLLVLGDGLSSTAVHRQALPLLQALRPYLELLGLRVAPVVLAHQARVALGDDVGECLQAKAVAMLIGERPGLSSPDSLGVYLTWGPHIRRLESERNCISNIRPEGLDYPQAAFKLAWLLEQAYQRCLTGIELKDESDNPALYGRVTPRHSQIGG, translated from the coding sequence ATGAGCAAATGGGTTCATACCAACAGTTGGGACGCGTTGCGCACTTTTACCGATGCCCGTATTGCGCTGGGCCGTACCGGAGCCAGCCTGCCGACGCAGGCGTTGCTGAAGTTTGGCCTGGCCCATGCTCAAGCCCGGGATGCGGTGCATCTGCCTTTTGACAGCGATAGGTTGGCCGCCGAGTTGCATGACGCAGGTTGGCAGACACTGACGGTACACAGCGCGGCGGCCGATCGTCTTACCTTTCTGCGTCGACCGGATTTGGGCCGCAAGCTGTCGCGAGCAAGCCGGGAGCAACTGCTGAAGCTGGCGACGAAACCGGTCGATTTGTTGTTGGTGTTGGGGGATGGCCTTTCCTCTACGGCGGTTCACCGTCAGGCATTGCCCTTATTACAGGCTTTGCGGCCCTATCTTGAACTGCTGGGATTGCGCGTTGCCCCGGTGGTGCTGGCTCATCAGGCACGCGTAGCCTTGGGGGATGATGTGGGAGAATGCCTGCAGGCGAAAGCGGTTGCGATGTTGATCGGTGAGCGGCCGGGGCTGTCATCACCCGACAGTTTAGGCGTCTATCTTACCTGGGGGCCACATATTCGCAGATTGGAATCGGAACGAAACTGTATCTCCAACATTCGGCCAGAAGGGTTGGATTATCCCCAAGCGGCGTTCAAACTGGCCTGGCTATTGGAACAAGCCTATCAGCGATGTTTAACCGGTATTGAATTGAAAGATGAGAGTGATAATCCGGCACTCTATGGTCGGGTTACGCCACGTCATTCCCAGATTGGGGGGTGA
- a CDS encoding LysR family transcriptional regulator, with product MNDARYAEHLPIFLEVAQLGSFSAAARKLGMVPSSLVRHIDTLESTLGVTLFIRSTRGLLLTDAGETLRTRASRLIVEIINIRTELAAQNETPQGVLRISCLPTFGKTYLLPLLPELTQRYPQLLVELDLTERETDPKQELLDGAIRIGELKDSALYANRIATQRWMMCASPAYIAQHGIPGSLQDLPRHRLIARYHKQQPACWAQILKDPLMNQCHMVLRCDDFSAQQQAAQLGLGIAFLPNWVVGPDIQAGRLVKLREDPRGEEQGIYLVRPVARISAKLHAFIHLLNGHIGHPPIWE from the coding sequence ATGAATGACGCCCGCTATGCCGAACATCTGCCGATTTTTCTTGAAGTGGCTCAATTGGGCAGCTTCTCCGCCGCCGCACGTAAGCTGGGTATGGTGCCGTCCTCACTGGTGCGGCATATTGATACGTTGGAAAGTACGTTGGGAGTGACGCTGTTTATCCGCTCAACCCGCGGCCTGCTTCTGACCGATGCCGGGGAAACGCTAAGAACCCGGGCATCCCGGCTGATAGTAGAAATCATCAATATCCGCACTGAACTGGCGGCGCAAAATGAAACGCCGCAAGGGGTGTTACGTATCAGTTGTTTACCGACCTTCGGTAAAACCTATCTTCTCCCCTTGCTGCCAGAACTGACTCAACGCTATCCGCAATTGCTGGTCGAACTCGATCTCACCGAACGCGAGACGGATCCCAAACAAGAACTATTGGACGGCGCCATTCGCATCGGTGAATTGAAAGACAGTGCCCTGTATGCCAACCGCATCGCCACACAGCGTTGGATGATGTGCGCCAGCCCAGCCTATATCGCCCAACATGGCATACCAGGCAGCCTGCAAGACTTGCCTCGCCACCGGTTGATTGCGCGCTATCACAAACAGCAACCAGCCTGCTGGGCGCAAATCCTCAAGGATCCGTTGATGAATCAATGCCACATGGTGCTGCGCTGTGACGATTTCTCCGCACAGCAACAGGCGGCGCAGCTCGGGCTGGGGATCGCTTTTCTGCCCAACTGGGTTGTTGGGCCAGATATTCAGGCCGGACGTTTGGTCAAATTGCGGGAGGATCCGCGTGGCGAGGAACAGGGGATCTATCTGGTACGGCCGGTAGCGCGCATCTCAGCCAAATTGCATGCGTTTATTCATCTGCTCAATGGCCACATTGGTCACCCCCCAATCTGGGAATGA
- the budA gene encoding acetolactate decarboxylase: MNENHGCCCAHHLVQGFARQAVSCGEGEIYQTSLMSALIGGVYEGELTIGELLKQGNFGLGTFNHLDGELIAFDQEVHQLRADGSARPAGMQQKTPFAVVTFFQPSMTQHFTKPIGKAELHQCIDEQVASPNLFCALRVDGQFSHVETRTVPRQERPYKPMLEAIEAQPTFSFHRRSGTLVGFRSPDYMQGIGVAGYHEHFVTDDRSGGGHVLDYQLDHGRLQFGVISRLNLQLPHDADFLRADLCPEGLDRAIRSAEG, translated from the coding sequence ATGAATGAAAATCACGGTTGTTGCTGCGCACATCATCTGGTGCAAGGTTTTGCCAGACAGGCGGTGAGCTGTGGGGAAGGGGAGATCTATCAGACCTCATTGATGAGTGCGTTGATCGGTGGGGTTTACGAAGGAGAGTTAACCATTGGCGAGTTGCTTAAACAGGGCAACTTTGGTCTGGGAACGTTTAATCACCTTGATGGTGAGTTAATCGCCTTTGATCAGGAGGTCCATCAGCTACGTGCGGATGGCAGCGCCCGCCCAGCGGGAATGCAACAGAAAACGCCGTTCGCCGTGGTCACCTTTTTCCAGCCGAGCATGACCCAACATTTCACCAAGCCGATCGGTAAAGCCGAGTTGCATCAGTGCATTGATGAGCAGGTCGCATCACCCAATCTGTTTTGTGCATTGCGGGTTGATGGCCAGTTCAGCCACGTGGAAACCCGCACCGTACCAAGACAGGAGAGGCCGTATAAACCGATGCTGGAAGCGATCGAGGCGCAGCCGACGTTTTCGTTTCATCGTCGCAGTGGCACTTTGGTCGGCTTTCGTTCACCGGATTATATGCAAGGCATCGGTGTGGCGGGCTATCACGAGCATTTTGTGACTGACGATCGCAGCGGCGGTGGTCATGTGCTGGATTATCAACTCGATCACGGTCGTCTGCAGTTTGGGGTGATCAGCCGTCTCAATCTTCAATTGCCGCATGATGCGGATTTCCTGCGTGCCGACCTCTGCCCAGAAGGTTTGGATCGCGCTATTCGTTCTGCTGAAGGTTAA
- the alsS gene encoding acetolactate synthase AlsS, with protein MAGSDNHWQSGAELVVKNLQAQGVKQVFGIPGAKIDRVFDALEDAPSIQTVVVRHEANAAFMAAAVGRLTGKAGVALVTSGPGSSNLITGLATATSEGDAVVALGGAVKRADSLKQTHQSMDTVSMFRPVTKYCAEVHAGSAISEVIANAFRIAEFGRPGASFVSLPMDIINEPVTAPVLAGCRAPRMGAAATEDIRSAVALIQQAKCPVLLLGLQASRPENSESVRHLLYRTHMPVVGTYQAAGVIDVNHFARFAGRVGLFNNQPADRLLQQADLVVSVGYSPIEYDPCMWNNQGRLKLVHIDVQPADIDSSYRPDIELVGNISATLDLMTERLSDVVSLPAEVELILSDLGLQRTQLAERAALRGGMPIHPLRIVKELQDIVSDDVTLCVDMGSFHIWIARYLYSFRARQLLISNGQQTMGVALPWAIGAALVRPGDKVLSISGDGGFMQSSMELETAVRLKTNIVHVIWVDNAYNMVEMQEMNKYQRKSGVEFGPIDFKAYAEACGAVGFAVQSVDDLRPMLRKAMDIQGPVVVAIPVDYADNYKLMAQMNCDQMI; from the coding sequence ATGGCTGGTTCAGACAATCATTGGCAATCTGGTGCCGAGTTGGTGGTTAAAAATCTGCAAGCGCAGGGGGTCAAGCAAGTGTTCGGTATCCCGGGAGCTAAAATAGACCGGGTGTTTGATGCTTTGGAAGATGCACCATCAATACAAACGGTGGTGGTTCGCCACGAGGCCAATGCGGCATTTATGGCGGCTGCGGTTGGGCGGTTGACGGGTAAGGCCGGTGTTGCACTGGTCACCTCCGGGCCGGGGAGTTCCAATCTGATCACCGGTTTGGCGACCGCGACGTCGGAAGGGGACGCGGTGGTGGCTTTGGGTGGGGCCGTGAAACGTGCCGATAGCCTCAAGCAGACGCATCAGAGTATGGATACCGTCAGCATGTTCCGGCCAGTGACCAAATACTGTGCCGAAGTGCATGCCGGTTCAGCCATCTCCGAGGTAATCGCTAATGCGTTCCGTATCGCCGAGTTTGGTCGCCCGGGAGCATCGTTCGTCAGCTTGCCGATGGATATAATTAACGAACCGGTTACCGCACCGGTGCTGGCAGGATGTCGTGCACCCAGAATGGGAGCCGCCGCCACCGAAGACATTCGTTCTGCGGTGGCGCTGATCCAGCAGGCGAAGTGCCCGGTACTGCTGCTGGGCTTGCAGGCCAGCCGGCCCGAGAATAGCGAATCGGTACGCCATCTGTTGTACCGCACCCATATGCCGGTGGTGGGAACCTATCAGGCCGCCGGGGTGATTGACGTTAATCATTTTGCGCGCTTTGCCGGGCGGGTCGGCTTGTTCAACAACCAACCGGCGGATCGCCTGTTGCAGCAGGCCGATCTGGTGGTCAGCGTGGGCTATAGTCCGATCGAATATGATCCCTGCATGTGGAACAACCAGGGGCGGTTGAAACTGGTGCACATTGATGTGCAACCGGCGGATATTGATAGCAGCTACCGCCCGGATATTGAACTGGTGGGCAATATCAGTGCGACCCTGGACCTGATGACGGAACGCTTAAGCGATGTAGTGAGCTTGCCTGCGGAGGTGGAACTGATCCTGTCGGATCTGGGTCTGCAGCGAACTCAACTGGCTGAACGTGCCGCACTGCGCGGTGGAATGCCGATCCATCCGCTGCGTATCGTTAAAGAATTGCAGGATATCGTTAGTGATGATGTGACGCTATGCGTGGATATGGGCAGCTTCCATATCTGGATTGCCCGCTATTTGTACAGTTTCCGTGCCCGGCAATTGCTGATCTCCAACGGTCAGCAAACGATGGGGGTGGCACTGCCCTGGGCGATTGGTGCCGCCTTGGTCAGACCTGGCGATAAGGTACTCTCCATTTCCGGTGACGGGGGTTTTATGCAATCAAGCATGGAGCTGGAAACCGCCGTGCGGTTGAAAACCAATATCGTGCATGTGATTTGGGTGGATAACGCCTACAACATGGTCGAAATGCAGGAAATGAATAAGTATCAGCGTAAATCCGGAGTGGAATTCGGCCCGATAGATTTTAAAGCCTATGCTGAAGCCTGTGGTGCTGTTGGGTTTGCCGTGCAATCGGTGGACGATCTGCGCCCTATGTTACGTAAGGCGATGGACATTCAGGGGCCGGTTGTGGTGGCAATCCCGGTGGATTATGCCGACAACTACAAGCTGATGGCCCAAATGAACTGTGACCAGATGATTTGA
- a CDS encoding TonB-dependent siderophore receptor → MNRKLSRYSLATLIGLGLGTSAFSLTAYAEESTPTSGSAALPEKSKKETASEDVIVVTAAKQNLQAPGVSTITAEEIKRRPPARDINELIRTMPGVNLTGNSTSGQRGNNRQIDIRGMGPENTLILIDGMPASSRNSVRQGWRGERDTRGDTDWVPPDMIERIEVLRGPAAARYGNGAAGGVVNIITKKATKELHGSLNGYFNVPQHKDEGATKRTDFSLSGPLSDQLSFRLFGGYSKTQADAWDINQGHQSERTGSYANTLPAGREGVIDKNIDALLHWEFAHLQSLEFQYAYGRQGNLYAGDTQNTNTNALVQSNYGKETNRIYRETYALNYRGAWDNGVSTTNYVQFERTRNTRLAEGLAGGTEGIFASNDFNTTRLDDFLAHSEVSIPFEMGVPQTATLGTEWNQQKMKDPSSTTQSLTEGGLIPGIDATNRSPYSSANIFSLFAEDNAELTDTTMLTPGLRFDHHSEAGNNWSPSLNLSQEMGEMFTLKMGIARAYKAPNLFQSNSNYVLYSRGQGCAASGGACYLIGNDDLKAETSINKEIGLEFHHEGWQAGVTYFRNDYRNKIEAGYAPTGTTTNGKTDIYRWENVPKAVIQGLEGTLNIPVSESVAWNNNATYMIENKNKSTGDYLSIIPEFTLNSTLSWQATQELSLQTTATWYGRQKPKKYNYKGEPVTGSEKREVSPYAIFGLSGTYEFTKNVSMTAGIENLFDKRQFRAGNAQTTGNATTNAYMYGAGAATYNEPGRTYFMSVNTRF, encoded by the coding sequence ATGAATCGGAAGTTATCTCGTTATTCTTTAGCCACACTCATCGGGTTAGGATTAGGCACGTCTGCATTTTCCCTTACGGCATATGCGGAAGAAAGTACCCCCACCTCAGGCAGCGCAGCGCTGCCTGAGAAAAGCAAAAAAGAAACTGCCTCTGAAGATGTCATTGTCGTTACCGCCGCCAAACAAAACCTCCAGGCACCCGGCGTGTCCACCATCACCGCCGAGGAAATCAAAAGACGCCCTCCAGCACGTGATATCAACGAACTGATCCGCACCATGCCTGGGGTTAACCTGACCGGGAACTCCACCAGCGGCCAACGCGGTAATAACCGTCAGATCGACATCCGCGGCATGGGGCCGGAAAATACCCTGATCCTGATTGACGGCATGCCAGCCAGCAGCCGCAACTCGGTTCGCCAAGGCTGGCGCGGCGAGCGTGATACCCGTGGCGATACCGACTGGGTGCCACCGGATATGATTGAACGCATCGAAGTGCTGCGTGGCCCAGCGGCGGCACGCTATGGTAACGGCGCGGCCGGTGGCGTGGTCAACATCATCACGAAAAAAGCCACCAAAGAGCTGCATGGCTCGCTGAACGGTTATTTCAACGTTCCGCAGCATAAGGATGAAGGGGCCACCAAGCGTACCGACTTCAGCCTCTCCGGTCCCTTGAGCGATCAACTGAGCTTCCGTCTGTTCGGTGGCTACAGCAAAACGCAGGCCGATGCCTGGGATATCAACCAGGGGCACCAGTCCGAACGTACCGGTTCCTATGCCAATACGCTGCCCGCAGGCCGCGAAGGGGTGATCGACAAAAACATCGACGCCCTGCTGCACTGGGAGTTTGCCCATCTACAGTCGTTGGAGTTCCAATATGCTTATGGTCGCCAGGGCAACCTGTATGCCGGGGATACCCAGAACACCAACACTAACGCCTTGGTACAAAGCAACTACGGTAAAGAAACCAACCGCATTTACCGTGAAACCTATGCCCTTAACTACCGCGGTGCCTGGGACAACGGCGTCAGTACCACCAACTATGTCCAGTTCGAGCGCACCCGTAATACCCGTTTAGCCGAAGGGTTGGCCGGGGGTACCGAGGGGATCTTTGCCAGCAATGATTTCAATACCACACGCCTGGACGATTTCCTGGCACACAGTGAGGTCAGTATTCCGTTTGAAATGGGGGTGCCGCAAACCGCCACGCTGGGGACCGAGTGGAACCAGCAGAAGATGAAAGATCCGTCTTCCACCACCCAGTCACTGACCGAAGGTGGTCTGATCCCCGGTATTGATGCCACCAACCGCAGCCCTTACTCTTCGGCCAATATTTTCTCTTTGTTTGCAGAAGACAATGCCGAGCTGACAGACACCACCATGCTGACGCCGGGCCTGCGTTTCGATCACCATTCCGAAGCGGGTAATAACTGGAGCCCATCGCTGAATCTGTCGCAGGAAATGGGGGAGATGTTCACGCTGAAAATGGGGATTGCCCGCGCCTACAAAGCGCCAAACCTGTTCCAGAGTAACAGCAACTACGTGCTTTATAGCCGTGGCCAAGGCTGTGCCGCCAGTGGTGGGGCCTGCTATCTGATCGGTAACGACGATCTGAAAGCCGAGACCAGCATCAACAAAGAGATCGGCCTGGAGTTTCATCACGAAGGCTGGCAGGCGGGTGTCACCTACTTCCGTAACGATTACCGCAACAAGATCGAAGCCGGTTATGCCCCTACAGGCACCACCACCAACGGTAAAACCGATATTTATCGCTGGGAGAACGTGCCTAAAGCGGTGATCCAAGGGCTGGAAGGCACCTTGAATATTCCGGTTAGCGAAAGCGTGGCCTGGAACAACAACGCCACCTATATGATTGAAAACAAGAACAAGAGCACCGGTGATTACCTGTCGATTATTCCTGAGTTCACCCTCAATTCGACCCTGAGTTGGCAAGCCACGCAGGAGCTGTCCTTGCAGACAACAGCAACCTGGTATGGCCGTCAGAAACCGAAGAAATACAACTACAAAGGTGAACCCGTCACCGGCTCAGAGAAGCGTGAAGTCAGCCCTTACGCTATCTTTGGCCTGAGCGGTACCTATGAGTTTACCAAGAACGTCAGCATGACCGCGGGGATTGAAAACCTGTTCGACAAACGTCAGTTCCGTGCCGGTAACGCGCAGACCACGGGGAACGCCACGACTAACGCCTATATGTACGGCGCCGGGGCCGCCACCTATAACGAACCGGGCCGCACCTACTTTATGAGTGTGAACACCCGTTTCTAA
- the fes gene encoding enterochelin esterase: MKTEQQSESSALLASQHAGSHGWWLDIARRGTPWVEPLASGRWKVTFFWRDPQGCEFTSAYQRVWIHINCLTDHHQSSPPQSLQRLSGSDVWYWQTELKGDWRGSYCFIPCMDDRPLDRHEENSHANMHTTRHWWQQIFARSTPDLLNPYRAWPGVGGHFLSGLHMPLAPQQPAWQDFDNYAIASGRCTPAPPARLQRHIWHSPRLGTTRQVWIYSTGESSPSTRPLAILLDGQFWAQQMPVWDPLMQLTRCGKLPEAVYLLIDIIDLKHRAQELTCNDAFWLAVQEELLPQLARWAPHSREPANTVVAGQSFGGLASLYAGLRWPEHFGAIISQSGSFWWPRRDMLQQQTVPEDACWLMRQIEAKRWGEQGKLKVFLEAGVHEKLVHQVNDRMAALLSAHGHQVQYRVVEGGHDALCWRGGLLDGLQAHWDNRRLSNCNLQSIGHTQPF, translated from the coding sequence TTGAAAACTGAACAACAGTCAGAAAGCAGTGCGCTATTAGCGAGTCAACATGCAGGGAGCCATGGCTGGTGGCTGGACATTGCCCGACGTGGGACGCCGTGGGTGGAACCACTGGCTAGTGGGCGCTGGAAAGTCACGTTTTTTTGGCGCGATCCTCAAGGGTGTGAATTTACCTCCGCCTATCAGCGCGTGTGGATCCATATCAACTGTCTCACCGATCATCACCAATCCTCTCCCCCGCAAAGCCTGCAACGGTTGAGCGGGTCAGATGTCTGGTACTGGCAAACCGAGCTGAAAGGTGACTGGCGCGGTAGCTACTGCTTCATTCCTTGTATGGACGATCGTCCGCTCGATCGGCATGAAGAAAATAGCCATGCCAACATGCACACCACTCGCCACTGGTGGCAGCAGATTTTTGCCCGCTCGACACCGGATCTGCTTAACCCTTATCGTGCCTGGCCCGGCGTTGGTGGGCACTTCCTGTCCGGCCTGCATATGCCACTGGCTCCTCAACAGCCTGCCTGGCAAGACTTTGACAACTATGCCATCGCCAGCGGCCGTTGCACGCCAGCACCTCCCGCCCGGCTACAACGTCATATCTGGCATAGCCCGCGTTTAGGCACCACCCGCCAGGTGTGGATCTATTCCACCGGCGAGAGCAGCCCGTCCACTCGGCCATTGGCTATCTTGCTGGACGGTCAGTTCTGGGCGCAGCAGATGCCAGTCTGGGATCCGTTGATGCAGTTAACCCGCTGCGGGAAATTACCGGAAGCGGTCTATCTGCTGATCGACATCATCGATCTCAAGCACCGTGCGCAGGAACTGACCTGCAACGATGCGTTCTGGCTGGCGGTGCAGGAAGAGTTGCTGCCGCAGTTGGCCCGTTGGGCACCGCACAGTCGCGAGCCTGCCAATACCGTGGTGGCGGGGCAAAGCTTTGGTGGGTTGGCTTCCCTCTATGCTGGCCTGCGTTGGCCCGAGCACTTTGGGGCCATCATCAGCCAGTCGGGCTCGTTCTGGTGGCCGCGCCGTGACATGTTGCAGCAGCAAACGGTGCCTGAGGATGCCTGCTGGCTGATGCGCCAGATAGAAGCAAAGCGATGGGGAGAGCAGGGCAAACTGAAGGTATTTCTGGAGGCCGGGGTGCATGAAAAGTTGGTTCATCAGGTCAACGATCGCATGGCAGCCCTGTTAAGCGCTCACGGGCATCAGGTGCAATATCGGGTGGTTGAAGGGGGACACGACGCACTGTGTTGGCGCGGCGGGTTACTGGATGGCCTACAGGCACACTGGGACAACCGTCGTCTTTCAAACTGCAACCTGCAATCCATAGGGCATACGCAGCCATTTTGA
- a CDS encoding MbtH family NRPS accessory protein — MEFLNPFDDDQQACYILRNDEQLYSLWPDFSAIPLGWACVFGPASREQCVNWLEQYWQDMRPASQRKA, encoded by the coding sequence ATGGAATTCCTGAATCCGTTCGATGATGACCAGCAAGCTTGCTACATCTTGCGTAATGACGAACAGCTTTACAGCCTGTGGCCGGATTTCAGTGCCATTCCGCTTGGCTGGGCCTGCGTTTTTGGCCCGGCTTCACGCGAGCAGTGTGTTAACTGGCTGGAACAGTATTGGCAGGATATGCGACCCGCATCACAGCGCAAGGCGTGA